In the genome of Candidatus Saganbacteria bacterium, the window TGTTTCAAGTTTTTCGGTTGCTTCCATTATTTCTTTTGTTTGCGTAGTATCTTTATGCGGCAGGAAAAGGAAATCCTTTAATTCTGCCAATCGCTTCTGAATTGTTTCTCCGTTCATCCCGCGATTCTTTAATATAGCAGCAACCGGTTCACCAATATTTTTATCAAAATCAATATTATATCGTAAGGTAACCATAGACATTAATATCCCTTGTTCAAGATTATCCGCAATTATTGGGACTAATTTATCAATATCGCTTGTGTCTACAAATAAAGCTTCTGGTTTTGAGTCAATGATCGTGCGCTGTCCGGCAAGAGATTGAGAAGGTTGGCTAACAGCCATTGCGCATGCAGCAGGGTTCGAAACGCCTGAAAGATCCAATGAATATACTGCTCCACAGAAAAATACATCAATATTATTTCGCCCAAAATCCCTGCGATCGACCAAAACGACTGCAGTTTTCGATCTGCCGATTCTCATTGTTACAAGGCTAAGGTTTCGCAATTCTAATTCTTGAGGCGATAAATTTCCTTGTAATATGCTAGCGCGAAGATCTGTTTCAAGTGCAACAGTTGCTAATGCAGCTTCGCTAAAAGCATGTTTTTTTAATGCCAGCAAAGCACTTGCGCTATGCATTAAGGGAGCCAAATGTGATTTTTGCATTAGGGCTAAAGGGGTCAATTTTTGTGCGGTTGGGCCAACTACTTGAATATTCACCTGGTATTTTCCTCCATTGTTTTCCTAGCTATCATGATCATCTCGCTTACTATGAGACCTCTGAAAAATCAACCCATTTTCCCATGGATTATCTTTTTCTCTTTGGCCCGCATATATATCGACAGCCCCCACCGAAGATTTCACTATGGAACAAACTATTTCCCAACTATTTTCCCAACTATTTCAAATGGATACGAGATAATTGATCTGCATAAGCGCTGATTTCTCTGTGTTCAATAAGCCCTTCGATCCATTCATTTGGTATTACTGTTAATCCATTATGTGCTGCGCTTATTGCTCCAGCTAATCCTGCAATGCTATCGGAATCTCCTTGCGTATTGACCCCGGCAATAATTGTTCTTCTAAAATCCGGTAAGCTTTTCAAAAAGCAATAAATTGCCGATGGAACCACTCCAAGCGCTTTCATTCCAGTTTTGACTTTTTTCCCATCAATGTTGCTTGGGATTTGGTTTAAACCATCTTCTGTAGATACTTGCATCAATGACGGCAATCTTCTTATTTCAAATGCCATTTTTGGACTTTCATTTTCTATATATTGCGCCGTTCTTTCAACAATTCCCTCTACTGAATCCGGAAGCCGGCTTAAACGACCTTGATTAATAAGATATGCGATCGCCAAAGCGCCGCCGAGCGCTTCCTTGCCTGTTTTTGTGATCAATGTTACAGCTCCTACGCTTTTTCTTAGCAATGCAAGGTCATCAATAATTAAGCCCAAGGGCACAACTGCGGTTGCCGGCCCACAGCCGTCGCTTTGGTTTGCCGCTAACCGCCAATTTAGCCCCGCATATAACCTTCTATAAGATGTAAGAGTACTATTAGAATAACCGACATTCCTGGTCAAGCCCATGTCAAGCTTTAAACCAAAAGCCGCAAAAATTCCGGCCATGTCGTTTGGATCGATCTTTCCAGTGCGAATGATCGACTTGGCAACCATAAGGGCCATTTGGGTATCATCCGTATAATCGCCGGGAAATAATGGGCGCACAGGATCTTTCAAAAAACCGTCTACATATCCTATCCGTCTGATTTCTTCAAGCGATGAAAATTCTACTGGCGCTCCCATCGCATCGCCTATTGCTTCGCCAAATAAAACAGCTCGATGAATATCGAAAGAAGTTGGACTCGACAATTCGACATTCACCTGCGCTTTTGGATAAAGAAAAGAAAAGGACGTTTCTCTTATCGACAAAGCGGCATCCTCTTCAAACTCCTTTATTAAATTCAAATCACCGAATCTGCCCAACATGTGTACCGCAAGATTCTTTATTGCTTCAGGGCCTTGAAGTCCTGTTTTTATTAAGGGTACGATTCCGGAAACAATTCTTTGCATTTGCATTATTGAAGCAAGCATCCAGTTTTCGGATTTTTGCGTTCGCAGCAATCTCCCGAGTTCAGCAATATATTTATGGGGATCAGACGCTCCCAAGGAAAGGGCGGAAAACCAGCGGACTTGGCCATCGGGATCTTGAAGCATTGTTTTCAATGTTGCGGCCGCTTGTTCCTGCTCAACCCAAGCCATCATTTTTTTTGATGTTTCCCTTCGGACTCTTGAGCTTGGATCAGAGCTCAAAGGTAATATTGCCGCAAGATCTTGTGCCGCTCGAATAGAAGAAAGCTTCGCCTCAATAATAGGATTAGCTCTATAATAAGTTCTTAGCATTGCGCTTTTTGCGCAAGATGCATATATTTGCATGTGTTTGGCCTCACATATATATCGGCCCCCCTCATCGAAAATTTCATTTTCCAACCAACTATTTTGGAAAATATAAGTGTTGACTCTTTAACCTTCCCCGCCTAAAATCAAATCATGCCAACGATCGCGCAAAAAATAGCCGATATAAAACAACAAATATCTTCAACTATCACTCTGCTCGCTGTTGTGAAAAACGTCTCAACTGAAAAGATCTTTGAAGCGCTGGATGCCGGGATAGATACTATCGGCGAAAATCGCATCCAAGAAGCATCGGAGCGAATCCAGGCGATCAGGCAAAAATATCCAAATATCAAAATCCATTTCATCGGCCATCTGCAATCCAATAAGATAAATCAAGCTCTTCAAATGTTTGATGTTATAGAGTCTGTCGATAGTTTTGAATTGGCAGAAGCAATAAATAAGAGGGCGGAAAAGCCAGTCGAAATTTTTGTTGAAGTTAATACTTCGGGTGAACAAAGCAAAAATGGCGTCGATCTTAAAGATGCGATCGACCTTATCGATAAAATTTCAACTTTTAAGAATTTAAGGCTTACAGGCCTAATGACAATTGGCGCAAACAGTTCCGATGAAGAAAAAGTCCGGGCATGTTTTAGAAAACTTCGAGAAATTAGAGACGAATCAAGCAAAAAGGGGTATACTAATATCGTCCATCTTTCCATGGGAATGTCGCACGACTTTCCTATAGCAATTGAAGAAGGTTCTGATATAATACGGATAGGAACAGGGATCTTTGGAAATAGGAGGTAATTTGAATGGAAAACTTATTGAAACGTGCGAAAGCTTTTATCGGACTTGAAGAGGGAGATGAAGATTTTACACCTAGCGACAACACGCGCCAAATGGAAATCACTCAAGTATTCAAAGCAAGACGCGAAAAAGAAAATCACAACGGGAATTTCGACGACGCATCCGAAATTATTGTGTATGAACCAAAGATATATGAGGACTCGCTCAATATATCGGGCAATTTGAGGCATGGCAAACCGGTCATTATTAATCTCAAGCATTTAGAGCCCGCCGAAGGAACAAGGCTGATCGATTTCATTTGCGGCGCGGCTTACGCGATAGACGGCCATATGATGAAGATCGGTGAATCGATCTTTTTATTTACCCCGGGATCCATAAGAATAACCGATGCCGAAGAACGCTCATCGCTTGGAGAGGAGATCTCGTCCATTGAGTCCCAAAAAGAAAGTTTTTTCTCGCGCAGATAGGCTCGCGTTCATCGGAGGAGGCAAGATGGCGGAAGCCATCATTTCCGGCCTTGTTGGATCAAAGAGCGTTTTATCTTCACAAATTATTGTTTCTGACATTAATGAAGAGAGGTTGATCTATCTTCACGATGT includes:
- a CDS encoding ADP-ribosylglycohydrolase family protein, translated to MQIYASCAKSAMLRTYYRANPIIEAKLSSIRAAQDLAAILPLSSDPSSRVRRETSKKMMAWVEQEQAAATLKTMLQDPDGQVRWFSALSLGASDPHKYIAELGRLLRTQKSENWMLASIMQMQRIVSGIVPLIKTGLQGPEAIKNLAVHMLGRFGDLNLIKEFEEDAALSIRETSFSFLYPKAQVNVELSSPTSFDIHRAVLFGEAIGDAMGAPVEFSSLEEIRRIGYVDGFLKDPVRPLFPGDYTDDTQMALMVAKSIIRTGKIDPNDMAGIFAAFGLKLDMGLTRNVGYSNSTLTSYRRLYAGLNWRLAANQSDGCGPATAVVPLGLIIDDLALLRKSVGAVTLITKTGKEALGGALAIAYLINQGRLSRLPDSVEGIVERTAQYIENESPKMAFEIRRLPSLMQVSTEDGLNQIPSNIDGKKVKTGMKALGVVPSAIYCFLKSLPDFRRTIIAGVNTQGDSDSIAGLAGAISAAHNGLTVIPNEWIEGLIEHREISAYADQLSRIHLK
- a CDS encoding YggS family pyridoxal phosphate-dependent enzyme; this encodes MPTIAQKIADIKQQISSTITLLAVVKNVSTEKIFEALDAGIDTIGENRIQEASERIQAIRQKYPNIKIHFIGHLQSNKINQALQMFDVIESVDSFELAEAINKRAEKPVEIFVEVNTSGEQSKNGVDLKDAIDLIDKISTFKNLRLTGLMTIGANSSDEEKVRACFRKLREIRDESSKKGYTNIVHLSMGMSHDFPIAIEEGSDIIRIGTGIFGNRR
- a CDS encoding cell division protein SepF; the protein is MENLLKRAKAFIGLEEGDEDFTPSDNTRQMEITQVFKARREKENHNGNFDDASEIIVYEPKIYEDSLNISGNLRHGKPVIINLKHLEPAEGTRLIDFICGAAYAIDGHMMKIGESIFLFTPGSIRITDAEERSSLGEEISSIESQKESFFSRR